In the Oryza glaberrima chromosome 6, OglaRS2, whole genome shotgun sequence genome, one interval contains:
- the LOC127776405 gene encoding protein IQ-DOMAIN 33 isoform X2 produces the protein MGLAGGIVRRVFSKSPCSSAGGGGRGCHNERGSADHKRRWSSLRLYLCGDEISAAAEDENDDDDDGTVSVKSFETCAMPQEPQAAALTVARRANGVDGVADADGHPEEHGSTSIPIKDIAPPTAAEPATDSQVEAATMIQSVFRGFMARRQLQKLKCSENGCCTTDEPRSPTTASIAASVEVQVGESLSNFRLSDDSAAAAATSAQHRSSQRSRPQAFRVKEEWDDSTVSSNVSRMRMQSRIEATTRRERALAYAFSQQLRSCGGGGGGTTKKRAARSDQAEFNVGWSWLERWMATRQASSEASADDCMSKNAADAGSTAAAAGGRRVIVVRRRHDLGAGAGEEESCGSNDVSVVSFDGSSGSLSCYKPGSKSRLRGGGRSLPRRKVASSDHRLHARSHKVSKKVHRRDQEQEREEAAAEAYDGNQPPTDY, from the exons atgggcctcgccggcggcattGTCCGGCGAGTCTTCTCCAAGAGCCCCTGCTCgtcggccggcggtggcggccgtggtTGCCACAAT GAGAGGGGCTCTGCTGATCACAAGAGGAGATGGAGCTCTCTCCGGCTCTACCTCTGCGGCGACGAGATCAGCGCGGCCGCCGAGGAcgagaacgacgacgacgatgatgggaCGGTCTCCGTCAAGAGCTTCGAGACCTGCGCAATGCCGCAGGAaccgcaggcggcggcgctgacggTTGCTCGACGGGCGAATGGCGTGGAtggcgtcgccgacgccgacggccaCCCTGAAGAACATGGGAGCACGAGCATCCCCATCAAAGACATCGCGCCTCCGACGGCGGCCGAGCCGGCCACCGACAGCCAAGTCGAAGCGGCGACGATGATCCAATCCGTGTTCAGGGGATTCATG GCGAGGAGGCAGTTGCAGAAGCTCAAATGCTCAGAAAACGGCTGCTGCACCACCGACGAGCCGAGGAGCCCTACTACGGCGTCCATCGCGGCGTCGGTGGAGGTCCAGGTCGGCGAGTCGCTGAGCAACTTCCGCCTCAGCGacgacagcgccgccgccgcggcgacgtcggcgcagCACCGGAGCAGCCAGCGGTCGCGGCCACAGGCGTTCAGAGTGAAG GAGGAGTGGGACGACAGCACGGTGAGCTCGAACGTGTCGAGGATGCGGATGCAGAGCAGGATcgaggcgacgacgcggcgggaGCGCGCGCTGGCCTACGCGTTCTCGCAGCAGCtgcggagctgcggcggcggcggcggcgggacgacgAAGAAGCGGGCGGCGCGGTCGGACCAGGCGGAGTTCAACGTGGGGTGGAGCTGGCTGGAGCGGTGGATGGCGACGCGGCAGGCGTCGTCGGAGGCGTCGGCTGACGACTGCATGAGCAAGAACGCGGCGGACGctggctcgacggcggcggcggccggagggcgGCGGGTGAtcgtggtgcggcggcggcacgacctcggcgccggcgccggcgaggaggagagctgCGGGTCCAACGACGTGTCCGTCGTCAGCTTCGACGGCTCCAGCGGCAGCCTCAGCTGCTACAAGCCCGGCAGCAAGAGCCGCCTcaggggcggcggccggagcctGCCTCGCCGGAAGGTGGCTTCCTCCGACCACCGCCTCCACGCAAGATCACACAAg GTGAGCAAGAAGGTGCACCGGCGAGATCAGGAGCAGGAGAGGGAAGAAGCCGCGGCGGAGGCCTACGACGGCAACCAACCACCGACGGATTACTGA
- the LOC127775771 gene encoding exopolygalacturonase-like, translating to MAFRNHDAAMVLFFFLLMVTTYANAHGHSKKPEEITEGVYGAAAAVAAGPGGTFDITKLGAVGNGRADSTGAVMAAWRSACAGAGKQTILIPKGDFMTGAMELRGPCNGAVTIQLDGNLLGSNDLSKYPGKKMPNWVEVRHVDNFVISGKGKLDGQGPGVWSKNSCAKNYNCKLLPNTLVLNTVNNGVVSGITLLNAKFFHMNIYRCKDIKISGVTISAPGDSPNTDGIHMGDSSKITIAATTIGTGDDCISIGPGTDGVNITGVTCGPGHGISIGSLGRYKDERDVRDVSVTRCVLRKTTNGLRIKSYEDSVSPVTVSKVSYDGVVMDHVDNPIIIDQKYCPNSICTSKGDSKVSVRDVTFRNITGSSNTPAVVQLLCSGKLPCSGVAMQDVRVLYGGSDKKTTAVCDHALGKSIGCLKELACL from the exons atggcttTCAGAAACCATGACGCTGCCATggtccttttcttcttcctcctcatggTGACTACCTACGCCAACGCGCACGGACACAGCAAGAAGCCCGAGGAGATCACTGAGGGCGTttacggggcggcggcggcggtggcggccggcccCGGCGGCACGTTCGACATCACCAAGCTCGGCGCCGTCGGCAACGGCAGGGCGGACAGCACCGgcgcggtgatggcggcgtGGAGGTCGGcgtgcgccggcgccgggaagCAGACGATCCTGATCCCCAAGGGGGATTTCATGACGGGGGCGATGGAGCTCAGGGGCCCCTGCAATGGCGCCGTGACCATCCAGCTCGACGGCAACCTGCTGGGCTCCAACGACCTCAGCAAGTACCCGGGCAAGAAGATGCCCAACTGGGTCGAGgtccgccatgtcgacaacttCGTCATCTCCGGCAAGGGCAAGCTCGACGGCCAGGGCCCCGGCGTCTGGAGCAAGAACTCCTGCGCCAAGAACTACAACTGCAAGCTCCTCCCCAAC ACGCTGGTGCTGAACACGGTGAACAACGGGGTGGTGAGCGGGATCACGCTGCTGAACGCCAAGTTCTTCCACATGAACATCTACCGGTGCAAGGACATAAAGATCAGCGGCGTGACCATCAGCGCCCCGGGGGACAGCCCCAACACCGACGGCATCCACATGGGCGACTCCTCCAAGatcaccatcgccgccaccaccatcggcACCGGCGACGACTGCATCTCCATCGGCCCCGGCACCGACGGCGTCAACATCACCGGCGTCACCTGCGGCCCCGGCCACGGCATCAGCATCGGCAGCCTCGGCCGGTACAAGGACGAGCGGGACGTCCGGGACGTCTCCGTCACCCGCTGCGTCCTCCGCAAGACCACCAATGGCCTCCGGATCAAGTCGTACGAGGACTCCGTGTCGCCGGTGACCGTGTCCAAGGTGTCCTACGACGGCGTCGTCATGGACCACGTCGACAACCCCATCATCATCGACCAGAAGTACTGCCCCAACAGCATCTGCACCAGCAAGGGCGACTCCAAGGTGTCCGTCAGGGACGTCACCTTCAGGAACATCACCGGGTCGTCCAACACGCCGGCGGTCGTCCAGCTGCTCTGCTCCGGCAAGCTGCCGTGCAGCGGCGTCGCGATGCAGGACGTCAGGGTGCTGTACGGCGGCAGCGACAAGAAGACCACGGCCGTCTGCGACCACGCGCTGGGGAAGTCCATCGGGTGCCTCAAGGAGCTCGCTTGCCTCTAA
- the LOC127776405 gene encoding protein IQ-DOMAIN 33 isoform X1: MGLAGGIVRRVFSKSPCSSAGGGGRGCHNIVLIFGLQERGSADHKRRWSSLRLYLCGDEISAAAEDENDDDDDGTVSVKSFETCAMPQEPQAAALTVARRANGVDGVADADGHPEEHGSTSIPIKDIAPPTAAEPATDSQVEAATMIQSVFRGFMARRQLQKLKCSENGCCTTDEPRSPTTASIAASVEVQVGESLSNFRLSDDSAAAAATSAQHRSSQRSRPQAFRVKEEWDDSTVSSNVSRMRMQSRIEATTRRERALAYAFSQQLRSCGGGGGGTTKKRAARSDQAEFNVGWSWLERWMATRQASSEASADDCMSKNAADAGSTAAAAGGRRVIVVRRRHDLGAGAGEEESCGSNDVSVVSFDGSSGSLSCYKPGSKSRLRGGGRSLPRRKVASSDHRLHARSHKVSKKVHRRDQEQEREEAAAEAYDGNQPPTDY, from the exons atgggcctcgccggcggcattGTCCGGCGAGTCTTCTCCAAGAGCCCCTGCTCgtcggccggcggtggcggccgtggtTGCCACAAT ATTGTTCTGATTTTTGGTTTGCAGGAGAGGGGCTCTGCTGATCACAAGAGGAGATGGAGCTCTCTCCGGCTCTACCTCTGCGGCGACGAGATCAGCGCGGCCGCCGAGGAcgagaacgacgacgacgatgatgggaCGGTCTCCGTCAAGAGCTTCGAGACCTGCGCAATGCCGCAGGAaccgcaggcggcggcgctgacggTTGCTCGACGGGCGAATGGCGTGGAtggcgtcgccgacgccgacggccaCCCTGAAGAACATGGGAGCACGAGCATCCCCATCAAAGACATCGCGCCTCCGACGGCGGCCGAGCCGGCCACCGACAGCCAAGTCGAAGCGGCGACGATGATCCAATCCGTGTTCAGGGGATTCATG GCGAGGAGGCAGTTGCAGAAGCTCAAATGCTCAGAAAACGGCTGCTGCACCACCGACGAGCCGAGGAGCCCTACTACGGCGTCCATCGCGGCGTCGGTGGAGGTCCAGGTCGGCGAGTCGCTGAGCAACTTCCGCCTCAGCGacgacagcgccgccgccgcggcgacgtcggcgcagCACCGGAGCAGCCAGCGGTCGCGGCCACAGGCGTTCAGAGTGAAG GAGGAGTGGGACGACAGCACGGTGAGCTCGAACGTGTCGAGGATGCGGATGCAGAGCAGGATcgaggcgacgacgcggcgggaGCGCGCGCTGGCCTACGCGTTCTCGCAGCAGCtgcggagctgcggcggcggcggcggcgggacgacgAAGAAGCGGGCGGCGCGGTCGGACCAGGCGGAGTTCAACGTGGGGTGGAGCTGGCTGGAGCGGTGGATGGCGACGCGGCAGGCGTCGTCGGAGGCGTCGGCTGACGACTGCATGAGCAAGAACGCGGCGGACGctggctcgacggcggcggcggccggagggcgGCGGGTGAtcgtggtgcggcggcggcacgacctcggcgccggcgccggcgaggaggagagctgCGGGTCCAACGACGTGTCCGTCGTCAGCTTCGACGGCTCCAGCGGCAGCCTCAGCTGCTACAAGCCCGGCAGCAAGAGCCGCCTcaggggcggcggccggagcctGCCTCGCCGGAAGGTGGCTTCCTCCGACCACCGCCTCCACGCAAGATCACACAAg GTGAGCAAGAAGGTGCACCGGCGAGATCAGGAGCAGGAGAGGGAAGAAGCCGCGGCGGAGGCCTACGACGGCAACCAACCACCGACGGATTACTGA
- the LOC127776406 gene encoding 65-kDa microtubule-associated protein 1-like produces MGVAGHNDPLIGETTCGSLLQQLQLIWDEVGESDEDRDKMLLQLEQECLDVYRRKVDQASNSRARLLQQLANAKSELSRLLCALGELSISSIPDKTTGTIKEQLEAISPFLEKLCREKDKRVREFADVQLQIQTIRGEIAGSLQVGDHMETPRVNEDDLSTKKLNEFLSELQALQKEKSNRLHKILDFVSSVHDLCSVLGMDFLSTVTEVHPSLNDSVGAESKSISDATLSKLSKMVIQLKEEKSKRLERIQALASQLTDLWNLMDTSADERQLFDHVTCNISSTLDEVTAPGALDIDLIEQAELEVERLDQLKASRMKDIAFKRQTELEDIYAQAHITIDTSAARDRILTVIDSSIFEPSELLADMENQILKAKEEALSRKDILEKVERWMSACEEESWLEDYSQDDNRYSATRGAHLNLKRAEKARLLVSKIPVIVDTLMAKTRAWEQEHGMPFSYDGVHLLAMLDEYKVLRQQKEEEKRRMRDQKKINDQLAAEQEKLFGSKPSPARPQSSRKAPGPRANGGAVNGTPNRRLSAHQNGGGRSVSRDGRRDSGRPAAPVNYVAICKEESSNNNPAASSP; encoded by the exons ATGGGAGTGGCAGGGCACAATGATCCTTTGATAGGTGAAACGACATGTGGATCTTTGCTGCAGCAACTTCAG TTGATATGGGATGAGGTTGGTGAAAGTGATGAAGACCGTGACAAGATGTTACTTCAGCTAGAACAAGAATGCTTGGATGTTTACAGGAGAAAGGTTGATCAGGCATCTAATTCCAGGGCACGCCTCCTTCAACAGCTTGCTAACGCCAAGTCTGAGCTTTCTAGACTCCTTTGTGCACTAGGCGAGCTTTCTATTTCTAGCATT CCTGACAAGACAACCGGTACTATCAAGGAGCAACTAGAAGCAATATCACCTTTCTTGGAGAAACTCTGCAGGGAAAAAGATAAGAGGGTTAGAGAGTTTGCTGATGTACaacttcaaattcaaactatacGTGGTGAAATCGCTGGGAGTCTGCAAGTTGGTGACCACATGGAAACACCCCGTGTTAATGAGGATGATCTTTCaacaaagaaattaaatgaaTTTCTTTCTGAATTGCAAGCTCTACAAAAGGAAAAG AGCAATAGACTGCACAAGATTCTTGACTTCGTGAGTTCAGTGCATGATCTCTGTTCTGTCCTTGGGATGGATTTCCTGAGCACTGTTACTGAAGTTCATCCTAGTCTCAATGACTCGGTTGGTGCCGAGTCCAAGAGCATTAGTGACGCAACATTATCCAAGCTGTCTAAGATGGTAATTCAACTTAAAGAAGAGAAATCAAAGAGACTTGAAAGG ATTCAAGCTCTAGCTTCCCAGCTAACTGATCTTTGGAACCTAATGGACACCTCTGCTGATGAGCGACAACTTTTTGACCATGTCACATGCAACATTTCCTCAACATTGGATGAAGTAACAGCACCAGGAGCTCTTGATATTGATTTGATCGAACAG GCTGAACTTGAAGTTGAAAGGCTGGATCAGCTCAAAGCTAGTAGGATGAAGGATATTGCGTTCAAAAGGCAGACTGAACTTGAAGATATATATGCCCAGGCTCACATTACGATAGATACCAGTGCTGCAAGAGATAGAATACTGACTGTTATTGATTCTAGTATCTTCGAGCCTTCGGAACTACTGGCTGATATGGAGAACCAGATACTTAAAGCAAAAGAAGAGGCACTAAGCAGAAAGGACATTCTGGAGAAGGTTGAAAGGTGGATGTCAGCATGCGAAGAAGAGAGCTGGCTTGAAGACTATAGCCAG GACGACAACAGATACAGTGCAACCAGAGGTGCACATCTGAACCTCAAGCGGGCAGAAAAGGCTCGTCTTTTGGTCAGTAAAATTCCAG TCATTGTTGATACACTGATGGCAAAGACCCGGGCATGGGAACAAGAGCATGGTATGCCGTTCAGCTATGACGGTGTTCATCTTCTCGCAATGCTGGATGAGTACAAAGTACTAAGGCAgcagaaggaagaagagaagcgacgaaTGAGG GACCAGAAGAAGATAAACGACCAGCTAGCTGCAGAGCAGGAGAAGCTCTTCGGCTCGAAACCGAGCCCAGCCCGGCCCCAATCCTCAAGGAAGGCGCCTGGCCCGCGGGCCAACGGTGGCGCAGTCAACGGCACACCGAACCGGAGGCTCTCGGCCCACcagaacggcggcggcaggtcgGTGAGCCGGGACGGGCGGAGGGACAGTGGCCGGCCGGCTGCTCCGGTAAACTACGTCGCCATCTGCAAGGAAGAGTCCAGCAACAACAACccggcggcgtcctcccccTGA
- the LOC127777821 gene encoding acidic leucine-rich nuclear phosphoprotein 32-related protein 1-like, whose product MHFAYQSNLSQLAYFDLLLLFLTRISTKFCSCTMATAEVQQVVPGAAVHDDNNGRDVHDTPNTKVAGEEEEGAPLAVAEDELHNNGGPNSKEQEIVVITKEQEAAAITVVVDDTADGDGDGDGDGDGDGDGDGDGGGHDIAHEVEAKLAVETPPAAADAKEAEPEEEGGGGRRRVQAKKTTEKAASKAAIVPVNDDDDDDQAHEDVVVAAPVAAEHQETAEAAAAAAGEEEEAPEDKEEDACEKSKVHEE is encoded by the exons ATGCACTTTGCGTATCAGAGCAATCTTAGCCAGCTAGCCTACTTCGACCTACTGCTCTTGTTCCTCACACGCATTAGCACTAAATTTTGCAGCTGCACAATGGCAACCGCTGAG GTTCAGCAAGTGGTTCCAGGAGCCGCCGTGCACGACGACAACAACGGCCGCGACGTCCACGACACGCCCAACACCAAGGTagcaggagaggaagaagaaggagcaCCTCTTGCAGTTGCAGAGGACGAGCTGCACAACAATGGCGGCCCCAACTCCAAGGAACAGGAGATCGTCGTGATCACCAAGGAGCAGgaagccgccgccatcaccgtcgTCGTTGACGACACcgcagacggcgacggcgacggcgacggcgacggcgacggcgacggcgacggcgacggcgacggcggcggccatgataTCGCGCATGAGGTAGAAGCCAAGCTCGCCGTCGAGAcccctcctgctgctgctgacgCGAAGGAGGCGGAGCccgaggaagaaggaggaggaggacgacgccgtgTGCAGGCAAAGAAGACGACCGAGAAAGCGGCGTCTAAGGCGGCGATCGTCCCcgtcaacgacgacgacgacgatgatcaGGCTCACGAGGATGTCGTCGTCGCTGCGCCGGTGGCTGCTGAGCATCaggagacggcggaggcggcggcggcggcggccggcgaggaggaggaagcgccGGAGGACAAGGAGGAGGATGCGTGTGAGAAGAGCAAGGTTCATGAGGAGTAG
- the LOC127777891 gene encoding exopolygalacturonase-like, with protein MTPLLQITMSSLIITSWWWLQATCTARQLVFDVRDFGAVADGQTDNSKAFERAWAKACAAPGRAAVVVPAGGGGGGGGGGYLLHPVVFRGPCKGFVEVRVAGVVRAPAGLDAFRGYHEWINFAGIDGLLVTGGGTFDGRGASSWHLNDCPWKPDCVPPPSSIKLGSVRNATITGVTSLDSKFFHVTIVGSHDVEVSHVSIRAPRDSPNTDGVHIQGSTGVRITDTAVATGDDCVSVGPGSADVTVSGVSCGPGHGISVGSLGRSPGEADVRRLRVSNCTIAGTANGVRIKTWRGGQRSSAAVVSGLVFEDIVMRRVRNPIIIDQEYCPYLSCHHQSERRPSVVRISDVKFRNIRGVSATQVAVKLSCSAASPCRGVELRDIDLRYVRRGVATVSRCANVAGGVAGGTLVPPPCI; from the exons ATGACACCTCTGTTACAAATTACCATGTCTTCTCTGATCATCACTAGCTGGTGGTGGCTACAGGCTACTTGTACTGCTCGCCAATTAGTCTTCGATGTCAGAGACTTCGGCGCTGTCGCCGACGGACAGACAGATAATTCCAAG gcGTTCGAGAGGGCGTGGGCGAAGGCGTGCGCGGCgccggggagggcggcggtcgtcgtgcccgccggcggcggcggcggcggtggcggcggtggctaccTGCTCCACCCGGTGGTGTTCCGGGGACCCTGCAAGGGGTTCGTCGAGGTGcgggtcgccggcgtcgtccgcgCGCCGGCCGGCCTCGACGCGTTCCGGGGGTACCACGAGTGGATCAACTTCGCCGGCATCGACGGCCTgctcgtcaccggcggcggcacgttcgacggccgcggcgcgtcGTCGTGGCACCTCAATGACTGTCCCTGGAAACCGGACTGCGTGCCTCCTCCCTCA TCCATCAAGCTGGGGAGCGTGAGGAACGCGACCATCACGGGTGTGACGTCACTGGACAGCAAGTTCTTCCACGTCACCATCGTCGGGAGCCACGACGTGGAGGTGAGCCACGTCAGCATCCGGGCCCCGCGCGACAGCCCCAACACGGACGGCGTCCACATCCAGGGCTCCACGGGCGTCCGGATCACCGACACGGCGgtcgccaccggcgacgactgCGTCTCCGTCGGCCCCGGCAGCGCCGACGTGACGGTGTCCGGCGTGTCGTGCGGCCCCGGGCACGGCATCAGCGTGGGGAGCCTCGGCCGGAGCCCCGGCGAGGCCGACGTGCGGCGGCTGCGCGTGTCCAACTGCACCATCGCCGGCACGGCCAACGGCGTGCGGATCAAGAcgtggcgcggcggccagcggagctccgccgccgtcgtttccGGCCTCGTCTTCGAGGACATCGTCATGAGGAGAGTCCGCAACCCCATCATCATCGACCAGGAGTACTGCCCCTATCTCTCTTGCCACCATCAATCG GAGCGGCGGCCGTCGGTGGTGAGGATCAGCGACGTGAAGTTCAGGAACATCAGGGGGGTGTCGGCGACGCAGGTGGCGGTGAAGCTGTCGTGCAGCGCGGCGAGCCCGTGCCGCGGGGTGGAGCTCAGGGACATCGACCTCAGATACGTCAGGCGAGGGGTGGCCACCGTGTCGCGGTGCGCCAACGTCGCcggaggcgtcgccggcgggaCGCTTGTGCCGCCCCCTTGCATATGA
- the LOC127777016 gene encoding LOW QUALITY PROTEIN: nucleosome assembly protein 1-like 4 (The sequence of the model RefSeq protein was modified relative to this genomic sequence to represent the inferred CDS: substituted 1 base at 1 genomic stop codon): MAYCLRRRVSYAELSSEDKAILVETLKNKLXALAEQHVDVLESLAPSVRKRVDVLMEIQSQYDELEAKFFEEKAALEAKYQKLYGPLYSKRFKIVSGVLEVEGKTEEREEKGVPDFWLNAMKNNEILAEEIHESDEEALKYLKDIKWCRIDDPKGFKFEFFFYTNPFFKNQVLTKTYHMIDEDDEPILEKAIGTEIEWHPGYCLTQEVLTKESSESTKPITKTEECESFFNFFSPPQVPDDDAKIDENTAEELQNQMERDYDIASTIRDKIIPHAVSWFTREAVQDEDYGASWVDDEEEDDDDDEYSDEDERKAGRVAGQQGERPAECKQQ; encoded by the exons ATGGCTTACTGTTTGCGGCGGCGGGTTTCTTATGCAGAGCTCTCATCGGAGGACAAGGCTATCCTCGTGGAGACGCTCAAG AACAAGCTGTAGGCGTTGGCGGAGCAACATGTTGACGTGCTCGAGAGCCTGGCGCCCTCGGTCAGGAAGCGCGTCGATGTGCTCATGGAGATTCAG AGCCAATATGATGAACTAGAAGCGAAGTTCTTCGAGGAAAAAGCTGCTCTAGAAGCTAAATATCAGAAGCTTTATGGACCATTGTATTCAAAG CGTTTTAAAATTGTGAGTGGTGTTCTTGAAGTAGAGGGCAAGACCGAAGAAAGAG AGGAAAAGGGTGTTCCAGATTTCTGGCTCAATGCAATGAAGAACAATGAGATTCTTGCTGAGGAG ATCCATGAGAGCGATGAGGAAGCTCTAAAGTACCTTAAGGACATCAAATGGTGCAGAATTGATGATCCAAAGGGTTTTAAGTTCGAATTCTTCTTCTATACAAATCCCTTCTTTAAAAATCAAGTGCTGACTAAAACATACCACATGATCGATGAAGATGATGAACCCATCCTAGAGAAAGCAATTGG GACTGAAATCGAATGGCATCCAGGATATTGTTTGACACAAGAGGTGCTAACAAAGGAGAGTTCAGAGAGCACTAAACCTATAACAAAGACTGAAGAATGTGAGAGCTTCTTTAATTTCTTTAGCCCCCCTCAAGTTCCAGATGATGATGcaaaaattgatgaaaatacC GCTGAAGAATTGCAGAACCAAATGGAACGAGATTATGACATCGC ATCTACTATCAGGGATAAGATTATACCACACGCTGTTTCTTGGTTTACTAGAGAGGCTGTTCAAGATGAGGATTATGGAGCTTCTTGGGTggatgatgaagaagaggatgacgacgacgatgaatATAGTGATGAAGA TGAACGGAAGGCTGGCAGAGTTGCTGGACAGCAGGGTGAGCGACCTGCGGAGTGCAAGCAGcagtag